The Methanocella arvoryzae MRE50 genome includes a region encoding these proteins:
- a CDS encoding ATP-dependent 6-phosphofructokinase, translated as MRTIGVVTSGGDAPGMNAAIRAIVRVAQAHGIAVIGFERGWEGLIYDNVMSLTPRSVSGIIQQGGTILRTSRNKEFMTDEGMQKASVTLANNKVDGLIVIGGDGSFRAAHEFSKKTDTRIAGIPATIDNDVYGTDETIGFDTAVNTGVTEIDKIRDTATSLDRVFIVEVMGRTRGFLAAMIGLTVGAEIILVPEVKFQPEEVCDTILKNSAAGKKSGIIVAAEGIGDTHALAKEIQEHTRIETRLSVLGYAQRGGHPTARSRFLASVFGKAAVEFLADGKENLIAALQHGKVTGISFDESCCKSKELDLRLLKLARELSK; from the coding sequence GTGAGGACCATCGGCGTCGTAACCAGCGGAGGGGATGCACCCGGCATGAATGCGGCTATTCGGGCAATCGTCCGCGTAGCCCAGGCACATGGCATAGCTGTGATTGGTTTCGAGCGGGGCTGGGAAGGCCTGATCTACGATAACGTAATGTCGCTTACACCCCGGTCCGTAAGCGGTATTATTCAGCAGGGCGGCACGATTCTGAGGACGTCCAGGAATAAGGAGTTCATGACGGACGAAGGCATGCAAAAAGCCAGTGTTACTCTTGCCAACAACAAGGTCGACGGGCTGATCGTCATCGGCGGAGACGGCTCTTTCCGGGCGGCGCACGAGTTCAGCAAAAAAACCGATACCAGAATTGCCGGCATCCCCGCGACCATCGATAACGATGTCTACGGGACCGACGAGACAATCGGCTTCGATACGGCCGTCAACACCGGTGTAACAGAGATCGACAAGATCAGGGATACGGCAACATCGCTGGACAGAGTCTTCATCGTCGAAGTCATGGGCCGGACCAGAGGCTTCCTCGCCGCGATGATAGGCCTGACCGTAGGCGCAGAGATCATCCTGGTGCCGGAGGTCAAGTTCCAACCTGAAGAGGTCTGCGACACGATCCTAAAAAATAGCGCTGCCGGGAAAAAGTCAGGCATCATCGTAGCTGCGGAAGGCATCGGTGATACCCATGCCCTGGCAAAGGAGATACAGGAGCATACCAGAATCGAAACCCGGCTCAGCGTCCTGGGATATGCCCAGAGAGGCGGACACCCGACCGCCCGGAGCCGATTCCTGGCCAGCGTCTTCGGGAAAGCGGCTGTAGAATTCCTGGCGGACGGAAAGGAAAATCTGATCGCAGCTCTGCAGCATGGAAAAGTCACCGGCATCAGCTTTGACGAGTCCTGCTGTAAGTCGAAAGAGCTGGACCTCAGGCTGCTGAAGCTGGCCCGGGAGCTGTCGAAATAG
- a CDS encoding histidine phosphatase family protein, whose amino-acid sequence MLKQGRQVRQRATSEFEGQSGRAHELNSGAGDALSKNLKYLSPGTSYALLIRHAERPNFSMLNFSNDTPITEKGLEDSVSLGNWLRGQHLTGLYSSPVRRCMQTCEGIRQGANLEHLPIASRPRIGEPGSFIANPLVVFFYFLTSDMSMVIRKFIAKGRLWGFTPLREGSVGILNDLLADLSVENTRNLYVTHDAVLAPLISYFTGQKFGDTDWINFLDGVFIAVKDGEVRLLWNGREYYIDRELLAFHEQSGSGRY is encoded by the coding sequence ATGTTAAAACAGGGGCGCCAGGTCAGGCAGAGGGCTACCTCGGAATTCGAAGGCCAGTCCGGGAGAGCGCATGAGCTGAACTCTGGAGCAGGTGATGCCCTGTCGAAAAACCTGAAGTATCTCTCGCCAGGCACTTCCTATGCCTTGCTTATCCGGCACGCTGAGCGTCCGAACTTCAGCATGCTCAACTTCAGCAACGATACCCCTATCACTGAAAAAGGCCTCGAGGACTCCGTCAGTCTCGGAAACTGGCTGCGGGGCCAGCACCTCACGGGATTGTATTCTAGCCCCGTCCGCCGGTGCATGCAGACCTGCGAAGGTATCCGGCAGGGGGCAAATCTCGAGCACCTGCCCATCGCTTCCCGGCCTCGCATAGGCGAACCGGGGTCGTTCATCGCCAACCCCCTCGTCGTGTTCTTCTATTTTCTGACGTCGGATATGTCGATGGTCATCCGGAAATTCATCGCTAAGGGCAGGTTGTGGGGCTTTACCCCCTTGAGAGAGGGGAGCGTCGGGATACTGAACGACCTTCTCGCCGACTTATCAGTGGAAAATACCCGGAACCTGTACGTCACTCACGATGCGGTGCTGGCCCCCTTGATCAGCTATTTTACTGGCCAGAAATTCGGGGATACGGACTGGATCAATTTTCTGGACGGCGTTTTCATAGCGGTGAAAGACGGAGAAGTGCGGCTGCTCTGGAACGGCAGGGAATATTACATCGACAGGGAATTATTGGCGTTCCATGAACAATCTGGGTCCGGGAGGTATTGA
- a CDS encoding alanyl-tRNA editing protein, with translation MARLLYYESPRTTEWQTEVVNVLNKDGKYHVVLAETNFYPEGGGQPADRGTIAGIPVEHVYEEGGEVYHVLAFAPAEKTVACKLDWARRFDLMQQHSGQHLLSAVMYNNHGWETGSLHMSEEGLSVDVLTPDVTPEALKEIEDAANEVVTRDLEIKTHIVTPEEAKKYPNRKIPPTAGTIRIVEISSHDFSPCCGTHVARTGEIGIIKITGTQKMKDSMRLFFKCGGRALRDYQAKQEIITKLSQLFKADQGKLLSRIEAHEAEARAHWKELTELKDKLLKIEAGNLARSASTPVIRVAYEDKSFNDLMSLSKYLLQAGDFIMILASVPEKRLLFARSKKFDVDCGKLMKEHLAAFNGKGGGKPEFANAGFSSVEDLQRFEAFLADKITY, from the coding sequence ATGGCACGCTTGCTTTACTACGAGTCGCCCCGCACAACGGAGTGGCAGACCGAGGTCGTCAACGTTCTCAATAAAGATGGCAAGTACCATGTAGTACTGGCCGAGACTAACTTTTATCCAGAAGGCGGCGGCCAGCCGGCGGACAGAGGTACTATCGCAGGAATACCTGTAGAGCACGTGTATGAGGAGGGCGGTGAAGTGTATCATGTACTGGCTTTCGCTCCTGCCGAAAAGACTGTCGCCTGCAAACTGGACTGGGCGCGCAGGTTCGATCTGATGCAGCAGCACTCAGGGCAGCACCTGCTCTCGGCTGTGATGTACAACAACCATGGCTGGGAAACCGGAAGCCTGCATATGAGCGAGGAAGGGCTTTCCGTAGACGTACTGACACCTGACGTGACTCCAGAAGCTCTGAAAGAGATCGAAGACGCCGCGAACGAAGTGGTGACCCGGGACCTGGAAATCAAGACTCACATCGTGACCCCGGAAGAGGCGAAGAAGTACCCTAACCGCAAGATTCCGCCAACGGCTGGCACCATACGGATCGTCGAGATCAGCTCCCACGATTTCTCTCCGTGCTGCGGCACACACGTCGCACGCACCGGGGAAATAGGTATAATAAAAATCACTGGCACCCAGAAGATGAAAGACTCGATGCGCCTGTTCTTCAAGTGCGGCGGCAGAGCACTACGGGACTACCAGGCCAAGCAGGAGATCATCACGAAGCTCTCCCAGCTCTTCAAGGCTGACCAGGGCAAGCTTCTCTCCAGGATTGAGGCTCACGAAGCCGAAGCGAGGGCCCACTGGAAAGAGCTGACCGAGCTGAAGGATAAGCTGCTGAAGATCGAAGCCGGCAACCTTGCCCGGTCCGCGTCCACCCCGGTCATCCGGGTGGCCTACGAGGACAAAAGCTTCAACGACCTGATGTCTCTCTCGAAATACCTGCTGCAGGCAGGCGACTTCATCATGATCCTGGCGTCAGTGCCCGAAAAGCGGCTGCTGTTCGCCCGGAGCAAAAAATTTGACGTAGACTGCGGCAAGCTTATGAAAGAGCACCTGGCGGCTTTCAACGGCAAAGGGGGCGGCAAGCCCGAATTTGCCAACGCGGGCTTCAGTTCTGTCGAGGACCTGCAGCGGTTCGAGGCATTCCTGGCGGACAAGATAACTTACTGA
- a CDS encoding DNA polymerase ligase N-terminal domain-containing protein — MPSDRNLEPYREKRQFTRTPEPYGREEAPSDKPIFVVQKHDASHLHYDFRLEVGGVLKSWAVPKGPSVDSKVKRLAMPTEDHPLDYAGFEGTIPEGNYGAGTVMVWDTGTYSNLRETKPAGRGHAAMEQAVTEGKIEVRLDGKKLKGNYALIRTGLQGKGWLLFKMKDEFDRPGYDIVVEEPDSALTGRTLNEIAGTKN, encoded by the coding sequence ATGCCGTCAGACAGAAACCTTGAGCCTTACAGGGAAAAGCGCCAGTTCACCCGCACCCCCGAGCCTTATGGCAGGGAAGAAGCTCCTTCTGATAAACCGATCTTCGTCGTCCAGAAACATGACGCGTCCCACCTCCACTATGATTTCCGGCTGGAGGTAGGCGGAGTCCTTAAGTCCTGGGCTGTTCCGAAAGGTCCCTCTGTAGACTCCAAGGTCAAGAGGCTGGCCATGCCTACTGAAGATCACCCCCTCGACTATGCCGGCTTCGAGGGCACTATCCCGGAAGGCAACTACGGCGCAGGGACCGTAATGGTATGGGATACCGGCACCTACAGCAACCTGCGGGAGACTAAGCCTGCAGGCCGCGGACATGCGGCGATGGAGCAGGCTGTCACGGAAGGCAAAATCGAGGTCAGGCTGGACGGTAAAAAGCTCAAGGGGAATTATGCGCTCATCCGTACTGGACTACAGGGGAAAGGCTGGCTGCTTTTCAAGATGAAGGACGAGTTCGACAGGCCGGGATACGATATAGTGGTAGAAGAGCCTGATTCTGCCCTGACCGGGCGAACCCTGAACGAGATCGCAGGTACCAAAAACTAG
- a CDS encoding trimeric intracellular cation channel family protein has protein sequence MLEEFVISVFAAVGTIAFATSGSFKGIRHNLDILGIFVLGFVTALGGGLIRDALLGHTPVAFIDVMPSIYAAIGCIIAMLSGRISLKILAMLTQPESKAFLVVDAIGLAAFTVLGARMGADAGLNLFGIVLLGSITGVGGGAIRDLLVVEVPLILKADFYATATIIGAVIFAVLYWLDWSLPVIMLITFTLTLVLRLLAIWRHWQLPKTKWD, from the coding sequence ATGCTCGAAGAATTCGTCATATCAGTGTTTGCTGCTGTAGGCACGATTGCTTTTGCCACATCGGGCTCGTTCAAGGGCATACGCCACAATCTGGACATCCTCGGCATTTTTGTGCTGGGGTTTGTGACCGCGCTGGGCGGTGGATTGATAAGAGACGCGCTTTTGGGCCATACGCCCGTGGCCTTTATTGACGTCATGCCTTCAATCTACGCTGCTATCGGATGTATCATTGCCATGCTCTCGGGCAGGATTTCTCTGAAAATTCTGGCAATGCTGACCCAGCCGGAAAGCAAAGCCTTCCTCGTCGTTGATGCTATCGGCCTCGCCGCGTTTACCGTCCTTGGGGCCAGAATGGGAGCGGATGCAGGGCTCAACCTCTTCGGGATCGTCCTTCTTGGATCGATCACAGGCGTCGGGGGAGGCGCCATCAGAGACCTTCTGGTGGTAGAAGTACCACTGATCCTGAAAGCGGATTTTTACGCGACAGCCACGATCATCGGCGCAGTGATCTTTGCAGTGCTTTACTGGTTAGACTGGAGCCTGCCAGTAATAATGCTGATCACCTTCACACTAACCCTGGTGCTCAGGCTCCTCGCAATCTGGAGACACTGGCAGCTGCCGAAAACAAAATGGGATTGA